One stretch of Hydrogenovibrio kuenenii DSM 12350 DNA includes these proteins:
- a CDS encoding site-specific integrase translates to MVKFDIDIATVYPDFLKSSHSKKRVQETFGKRTSSLKAKHINFKSLAILFDVLTNSKSQYSEFIIHMISASMIWGLRPIEWLDFKWQKDSAGKTVGIRVLNAKNTNDRCHGDTRTIRLSDEALTSFGKSIDVFTHPYKLKKIFNQLKKEATQKFQASGNPVSKNQLTQKQYEEAMATYIRYEADKYLQKARQFLGQLYRTNPQLQKIAKKNRITLYSGRHQFSANAKKSGIGLNELAALMGHRSNQTATQSYGRKLNGRVGFSVVADSADVARVNQFNAHRPAAVGFDFNTKAAPGMKH, encoded by the coding sequence ATGGTTAAATTTGATATCGATATCGCAACAGTCTATCCAGATTTCTTAAAATCCAGCCACTCTAAAAAGCGGGTGCAGGAAACTTTTGGAAAACGCACTTCGAGTCTCAAAGCCAAGCACATTAATTTCAAAAGTCTGGCGATATTATTTGATGTTTTGACCAACTCAAAATCGCAGTATTCCGAGTTCATTATTCATATGATAAGTGCGTCAATGATTTGGGGGCTGAGGCCAATTGAATGGTTGGATTTTAAGTGGCAAAAAGACAGTGCAGGAAAAACGGTTGGTATTAGGGTTTTAAATGCAAAAAACACTAATGATAGATGTCATGGCGATACTCGTACTATTCGATTGAGTGATGAGGCTCTTACCAGTTTTGGAAAAAGTATTGATGTATTTACTCATCCCTATAAGCTGAAGAAAATTTTCAATCAGTTGAAAAAAGAAGCTACGCAAAAATTTCAAGCTTCAGGAAATCCTGTATCAAAAAATCAATTGACTCAAAAGCAATACGAGGAAGCCATGGCAACTTATATAAGATATGAGGCGGATAAGTATTTGCAAAAAGCTCGACAGTTTTTAGGGCAACTCTATCGAACCAACCCCCAGCTTCAAAAAATAGCCAAGAAAAATCGCATCACACTTTATAGCGGCAGACATCAATTCTCAGCGAATGCTAAAAAAAGTGGTATCGGTTTAAATGAATTGGCTGCATTAATGGGACACCGCTCAAATCAAACTGCAACTCAGTCTTATGGTCGAAAACTCAATGGTCGAGTTGGTTTCTCAGTAGTGGCTGACTCGGCAGACGTTGCTAGGGTCAATCAGTTTAATGCCCATCGACCAGCTGCTGTTGGGTTTGATTTTAATACCAAGGCTGCTCCAGGAATGAAGCACTAA
- a CDS encoding N-6 DNA methylase: MKRTTRILNFSASPAAKTDLVPVLYSLLSAVNFLKKEDALTLTVLLCWCRFNQPGEFLKIQHALQTKDVDSASCLLDNLYQQQKLSLPFSKAHFLDIFRMGKPETNLSRFSELFHGLSNEQYDAHQLSHSLYQLIRQNTQTFETQVLSSNSLEFIEALLTQLNLPEHVKIMDGAASFGLLLQHFISEDDEVILTEQSEDRLLLSKLILSLRGISSVTFNNHNPLCQETAVISENADIYLSFPKQPYALSVNERNADHFYLPEDHHGLVNRNSADALWIQYGLFHLNQNGKLLLVVRDGFLSRLGYDLIVRKQLIQKNLVDCVVHLNAHPSFKGQHLSLLVLDKSRTLDSLPVRVFDLRSLSAYERHELDIDMIINSTQEAYEAHVDARLIPNIRMTLSFKAIQNHHYSLDSADYRQDLSKDNHQWSSSKITYQHYQETYKDFCKQHEKLIKLTSLKKH; this comes from the coding sequence ATGAAAAGAACCACTCGAATTCTCAACTTCTCTGCATCCCCTGCTGCCAAAACAGACCTAGTACCGGTTCTATATTCGCTTTTGTCAGCGGTGAATTTTCTAAAAAAAGAGGATGCACTTACCTTAACGGTCTTGCTATGTTGGTGTCGATTCAACCAACCAGGTGAGTTTTTAAAAATACAGCATGCTTTACAGACTAAAGATGTCGACTCAGCTTCTTGTTTACTCGACAACTTATACCAGCAACAAAAGCTGAGTCTGCCTTTCAGTAAAGCGCACTTTTTGGACATTTTTAGAATGGGTAAACCTGAAACCAATCTTAGTAGGTTTTCCGAACTGTTTCATGGACTGTCTAATGAACAATACGATGCCCATCAACTTTCACATTCGCTATACCAACTCATTCGTCAGAACACACAGACATTTGAAACCCAGGTTTTAAGTAGCAATTCGCTTGAGTTTATAGAAGCGTTGCTAACGCAGCTTAACTTACCTGAACATGTAAAAATAATGGATGGTGCTGCATCTTTTGGTCTACTACTACAGCACTTTATCAGCGAAGACGATGAGGTTATCCTGACAGAGCAATCGGAAGACCGTTTGCTGCTCTCGAAACTTATACTTAGCCTTCGGGGTATCAGCTCGGTTACCTTCAATAATCATAATCCCTTATGCCAAGAAACAGCAGTCATTTCAGAAAACGCAGATATTTATTTGAGCTTTCCTAAACAACCTTATGCATTATCGGTTAACGAGCGCAATGCCGACCACTTTTATCTTCCTGAAGACCATCATGGCTTGGTCAATCGCAATTCAGCTGATGCTTTGTGGATACAATATGGCTTGTTTCATTTAAACCAAAACGGCAAACTATTGTTGGTAGTCCGAGATGGCTTTCTATCTCGTTTGGGCTATGACTTAATCGTCAGAAAACAACTGATTCAAAAAAACCTAGTGGATTGTGTGGTTCATTTGAATGCGCATCCAAGTTTTAAAGGCCAACACCTGAGTCTGTTGGTGTTAGACAAATCAAGAACCTTGGATTCTCTTCCTGTTAGAGTTTTCGATCTCAGAAGTTTATCTGCATATGAACGACACGAACTTGATATTGATATGATTATAAATTCAACACAAGAAGCCTATGAAGCCCATGTCGATGCCAGACTCATACCAAACATCAGAATGACGTTATCTTTTAAAGCTATCCAAAATCATCATTACAGTTTAGACTCAGCTGACTATCGCCAGGATTTATCAAAGGATAATCATCAATGGTCGTCTTCTAAGATAACCTATCAGCACTACCAAGAGACCTACAAAGACTTTTGCAAGCAGCATGAAAAGCTTATAAAACTAACTTCTCTCAAAAAGCATTGA
- a CDS encoding restriction endonuclease subunit S, with protein sequence MTTINISEIAEFISGIAFGKVKQLNVPLSVAHTETVTKLIRPQDLPKSGLLNAEHLHTIPTVELNGEQHNQIQSHHLIRSNDILVVSKGSSFRSAIVKELETDVRFVINNNLIVIRPNEVPADFLSLMLNTRWFYENYIAPHQKDQLSVSIKQLKETQLVEPNLEQKLHFEEVLETYHNELDALDKLQLAAKAHVDSYLLEAIFENNG encoded by the coding sequence ATGACAACAATCAATATTTCTGAAATTGCAGAGTTTATTTCTGGCATTGCTTTTGGGAAGGTCAAGCAACTCAATGTCCCATTATCAGTGGCACATACAGAAACGGTTACAAAACTGATTCGCCCGCAGGATTTACCCAAATCAGGACTATTGAATGCGGAACATCTGCACACAATCCCGACAGTCGAATTAAATGGCGAGCAGCATAATCAAATTCAATCTCATCACTTGATTCGATCCAACGACATACTGGTCGTTTCTAAGGGGTCAAGTTTTCGCTCAGCCATTGTTAAAGAGCTTGAAACAGATGTGCGGTTTGTCATTAATAATAATTTGATTGTGATTCGCCCGAATGAAGTGCCCGCAGACTTTCTATCTTTAATGCTAAACACGCGCTGGTTTTACGAAAACTACATCGCTCCCCATCAAAAGGACCAACTTTCAGTCAGCATCAAACAACTTAAAGAAACCCAACTAGTAGAGCCCAACTTGGAACAGAAACTGCATTTTGAGGAAGTGCTAGAAACCTATCACAATGAACTGGATGCATTGGACAAACTCCAATTAGCCGCTAAAGCACATGTGGATAGCTATCTTCTTGAAGCTATCTTTGAGAACAATGGATAG
- a CDS encoding AAA family ATPase, whose translation MDDESQQRAKQRMKAFKAEKAQEKEKEAVAKEESRVLARKKNALQVFIKKEHIESVNKVQRDLFSGLESMCDWKLLQPVNKTILKNLEGMKKSFPNFSEVIDFLESQMTLMLAGKKIVHFKPLLLVGEPGVGKTAFLNKLSGILNVPFVQENAGALSSNFGLAGMDSSWNGAKPGSIASQLLTQEVGNFIYFLDELDKVIQSNGNGGDPMIAMYDLLEPNAASKFIDQCYGQAVAFNASCINFVAAANDVNKIHPAIVSRFRVFKIPNLTTDQVRMVAKSVHHNLQEEYALSIQFDELSAEVLNILESMSPRQMIQVFESAYAKAIQANRNNLMPDDLQWQQRYQEDEPRRIGFY comes from the coding sequence ATGGATGATGAATCGCAACAACGCGCAAAACAAAGGATGAAGGCATTTAAGGCTGAGAAAGCGCAGGAAAAAGAAAAAGAAGCGGTAGCAAAAGAAGAATCTAGGGTTTTGGCGAGAAAGAAAAATGCTCTGCAAGTGTTTATAAAAAAAGAGCATATCGAGTCAGTTAACAAAGTTCAGAGAGATTTATTTTCAGGTCTAGAGTCAATGTGTGACTGGAAGCTTTTGCAGCCAGTCAATAAAACGATTTTAAAAAACTTAGAGGGTATGAAAAAAAGCTTTCCAAATTTTTCTGAGGTCATTGATTTTTTAGAAAGTCAAATGACATTGATGTTGGCTGGAAAAAAGATTGTGCATTTTAAGCCCTTATTACTCGTAGGAGAGCCCGGGGTTGGTAAAACCGCGTTTTTAAATAAGCTAAGCGGTATTTTGAATGTGCCATTTGTTCAGGAGAATGCCGGTGCCTTATCCTCGAATTTTGGGTTGGCGGGTATGGATTCCAGTTGGAATGGCGCAAAACCCGGCTCTATTGCAAGCCAATTATTAACCCAAGAAGTAGGCAACTTTATTTACTTTTTGGATGAGCTGGATAAAGTCATTCAGTCTAATGGCAACGGTGGAGACCCAATGATTGCAATGTATGATTTGTTGGAACCTAATGCCGCCTCTAAGTTTATAGACCAGTGCTATGGTCAAGCTGTGGCTTTTAATGCGAGTTGTATCAATTTTGTGGCTGCTGCAAATGATGTGAACAAAATTCACCCGGCCATTGTGTCACGGTTTCGAGTCTTTAAGATTCCAAATCTCACAACAGACCAGGTAAGAATGGTAGCCAAAAGTGTGCACCATAATTTACAAGAAGAATATGCGCTTAGTATTCAGTTTGATGAGCTGTCAGCTGAAGTCTTGAATATTCTGGAATCGATGAGTCCTAGACAAATGATTCAGGTGTTTGAAAGTGCTTATGCCAAAGCTATACAAGCGAATCGAAACAATTTGATGCCTGACGATTTACAGTGGCAGCAACGCTATCAAGAAGATGAGCCACGACGCATTGGGTTTTATTAG
- a CDS encoding metallophosphoesterase family protein codes for MRVVHISDTHGAHRFLDASISSYSADVIVHSGDVSRVGGVNECYAFLDWFSKLDYDHKILVPGNHDKFFETIYNLEDKAALKDIEDLGITLLMNKGVEIDGIYFWGSPFTPEFMDWSFQLYPEEQKTFWDQIPEKTDVLITHGPAYGLLDNNQLSKSHQPNLGCPFLRQRIDELQIGAHLFGHIHEGYGDRVVDKSYLALNSALMGNAGYLSRLPQMFEITHDGDKTMCKLQSVNAKA; via the coding sequence ATGAGAGTTGTTCATATATCGGATACCCATGGCGCACATCGTTTTCTGGATGCTTCTATTTCAAGCTATTCGGCGGATGTGATTGTGCATTCTGGTGATGTATCGCGTGTCGGTGGCGTTAATGAATGCTATGCGTTTTTAGACTGGTTTTCTAAGTTGGATTATGACCACAAAATCCTGGTGCCTGGTAACCATGACAAGTTTTTCGAGACCATTTATAACCTAGAGGACAAAGCCGCATTAAAAGACATTGAAGACCTAGGTATCACCCTCTTAATGAACAAGGGCGTTGAGATCGATGGAATTTATTTCTGGGGGTCGCCCTTTACTCCGGAATTTATGGATTGGTCTTTTCAGCTATATCCAGAAGAGCAGAAAACTTTTTGGGACCAAATCCCAGAAAAAACCGATGTATTGATTACCCATGGACCGGCCTACGGTCTATTGGATAACAATCAGTTATCAAAGAGTCATCAGCCGAATTTAGGTTGTCCGTTTCTGCGACAACGCATTGATGAGTTGCAAATCGGCGCCCATCTTTTTGGACATATCCACGAGGGGTATGGTGATAGAGTAGTAGATAAAAGCTATCTGGCACTCAATAGTGCATTGATGGGCAATGCAGGATATTTGTCGAGATTGCCGCAGATGTTTGAGATAACGCATGATGGTGACAAAACAATGTGCAAGTTGCAAAGCGTCAATGCCAAGGCATAA
- a CDS encoding topoisomerase DNA-binding C4 zinc finger domain-containing protein, which translates to MIANIFKIVFQNFQKFIVTWIVVLLVNQIFIFHACFAPYCIIAALPHTSVIAALITFFMNQESKNSNSNINRYHESSEYLENRNTYNSAERSEELKKLSSNKFSAQDGQDMPTCPICGASMKRRTARYGPHAGQDFWGCSKYPNCKGIRNIDS; encoded by the coding sequence GTGATTGCCAATATTTTTAAAATTGTTTTTCAAAATTTCCAGAAATTTATAGTGACATGGATCGTAGTTCTACTAGTTAATCAAATCTTTATCTTTCACGCTTGCTTTGCACCTTACTGCATTATCGCAGCATTACCACATACATCAGTGATTGCCGCATTGATTACTTTCTTTATGAATCAAGAGAGTAAGAACAGTAACTCTAACATTAACCGATATCACGAATCTTCTGAGTACTTAGAAAATAGAAATACTTATAATTCAGCAGAGCGTTCAGAAGAGCTTAAGAAGTTATCTTCAAATAAATTTTCTGCTCAAGATGGACAGGATATGCCCACCTGTCCAATTTGCGGAGCCTCAATGAAAAGAAGAACTGCTAGATATGGCCCTCACGCTGGCCAAGATTTTTGGGGATGCTCTAAGTATCCTAATTGCAAGGGGATTAGAAATATTGATTCCTAG
- a CDS encoding endonuclease, which produces MRILFALLLGLTTITVQAGAPSSFSKAKEMLYTQVYPSHGYTIYTGCPWHITKGNKKVVDLEACGLANAFPKKQMKRAQRVEAEHVIPASWFLKKNGQWRQCAIDAKQHHKNARKYCQKHDPEYRRAHNDLVNLFPSVGQINADRSNKPYAEALSGNKEKTFRGQGENGRTIVITSRVAIPPKEIRGDVARIAFYYERTYGLKLSKRQNELFEQWSKIDPVSQEELARNDKIKRVQGWSNPLQK; this is translated from the coding sequence TTGAGAATACTATTTGCCCTACTACTTGGTCTAACTACTATAACCGTTCAAGCTGGTGCGCCTTCTTCGTTCTCTAAGGCGAAAGAAATGCTCTATACCCAAGTGTATCCTAGCCATGGCTACACCATCTATACCGGCTGCCCTTGGCATATCACAAAGGGAAACAAGAAAGTGGTGGATTTAGAAGCCTGTGGATTGGCAAATGCTTTTCCCAAAAAGCAGATGAAACGTGCACAACGAGTTGAAGCTGAGCATGTCATACCAGCAAGTTGGTTCTTAAAGAAAAATGGCCAATGGCGCCAATGTGCAATTGACGCAAAACAACATCATAAGAACGCTCGTAAGTATTGTCAAAAACATGACCCTGAATATCGACGAGCGCATAACGATTTAGTGAATCTGTTCCCGTCTGTCGGTCAAATCAACGCTGACCGTTCTAATAAGCCTTATGCTGAAGCATTATCCGGAAATAAGGAGAAGACCTTTAGAGGTCAAGGTGAAAACGGAAGAACGATTGTGATTACTTCTCGTGTTGCCATCCCGCCAAAAGAAATTCGCGGGGATGTGGCTAGAATCGCTTTTTATTATGAACGTACTTATGGCTTGAAACTAAGCAAGCGACAAAATGAATTGTTTGAGCAGTGGTCGAAAATCGATCCTGTATCGCAAGAAGAACTCGCCAGAAATGATAAAATTAAACGAGTACAAGGCTGGTCAAATCCACTTCAAAAATAA
- a CDS encoding Y-family DNA polymerase, with translation MAVFALVDGNSFYASCEAAFRPELWTRPVVVLSNNDGCIVAANQLAKQLNAEILNHNQGSMGKGGYQAATRTSMMFQPYFKVKDVLAKYQTAVFSSNYELYADMSNRMHTIIGQFAPRQEIYSIDESFIDLTGINQLTDLTELAQDIKATVYQYIGIPVAVGIGASKTQAKLANHLAKKVEGYEGVLDLTALSDSTLNHLYSKVDISNIWGIGRQYTKRLKADGFNTALDLKQASITAIRKKYGVVMEKTVRELNGQACYQLEENPVPKKQIVSSRSFGKKVTSYKELEQAVVTYTARAGEKLRKQNSVCSVLSVYIRSNPHDKKEPYYANGQSVGLVYPTDNTILLAKHARRLLKHIYRPGVNYQKAGITLSEIAFKGPCQLDVFAPNPHYAPSDKFDALMKALDSVNQKEGRDCVFLGSSGIKSKTDWQMKRDLMSKRFTTRWSELLAVKC, from the coding sequence ATGGCTGTTTTTGCATTGGTAGATGGTAATAGCTTCTATGCTTCCTGTGAAGCAGCCTTTCGGCCTGAGCTATGGACGCGTCCGGTTGTGGTGCTTTCCAATAACGATGGTTGTATTGTTGCTGCCAATCAACTTGCCAAGCAGCTCAATGCTGAAATCCTCAATCATAACCAAGGGAGTATGGGAAAAGGAGGCTACCAGGCCGCTACCCGAACCAGCATGATGTTCCAGCCTTATTTCAAGGTTAAAGACGTTTTAGCAAAATATCAGACAGCGGTATTCAGTTCCAACTATGAACTCTATGCCGATATGTCTAATCGGATGCACACCATTATTGGGCAGTTTGCGCCTAGACAAGAAATCTACTCCATAGATGAGTCCTTTATTGACCTGACTGGAATCAACCAACTGACCGACCTCACAGAACTGGCTCAAGATATTAAAGCCACCGTCTATCAATACATCGGTATTCCGGTAGCGGTTGGTATTGGGGCATCTAAAACCCAAGCCAAGCTAGCCAATCATCTCGCCAAGAAAGTAGAAGGTTATGAGGGCGTACTGGATTTAACTGCTTTATCTGACTCCACGCTCAATCATCTATACTCTAAGGTGGATATCTCCAATATCTGGGGGATAGGGAGACAATACACCAAACGTCTTAAAGCCGATGGTTTCAATACTGCACTTGACCTCAAACAGGCAAGTATCACTGCGATCCGCAAGAAGTACGGTGTGGTGATGGAAAAGACGGTGAGAGAGCTGAATGGCCAAGCCTGTTATCAACTGGAAGAAAATCCAGTGCCGAAAAAACAGATTGTCTCTTCTCGTTCCTTTGGCAAGAAAGTCACCAGTTATAAAGAACTCGAACAAGCGGTGGTGACCTATACCGCCAGAGCCGGAGAAAAGCTTAGAAAACAAAACTCAGTGTGTTCAGTGTTATCTGTCTATATCCGCTCTAATCCTCATGACAAAAAAGAACCCTATTATGCCAATGGCCAATCAGTTGGATTGGTCTATCCAACCGATAACACCATACTGTTGGCCAAGCATGCAAGACGACTCTTAAAACACATCTATAGACCCGGCGTGAATTACCAAAAAGCCGGTATCACTTTATCTGAAATTGCTTTTAAAGGTCCATGTCAGTTGGATGTATTCGCCCCTAATCCTCATTACGCACCAAGTGATAAATTCGATGCCTTGATGAAAGCCCTTGATAGCGTTAACCAAAAAGAGGGAAGAGACTGCGTTTTCCTTGGTTCATCTGGCATCAAATCAAAAACAGATTGGCAGATGAAACGGGATTTGATGTCGAAGCGGTTTACGACTAGGTGGAGTGAGTTACTGGCCGTTAAGTGTTAA